GTTAAATAGATTGGAAAAAATATTGAAGCATGGAAATGAAATAGTGGAGCGGGAAGGTTTCATGAATGAAGAAAATATTGGAGAGTTCTGGGAAATAGTTGAAACTCGGCCATATATGAGGATAAAACAAAGCTATGCAGAAATTTTGGCAGAAAATGGAATGATGAAAAAAGCCGTTAAAGAATATGAAGAAATACTAAAATTAAATGAAAATGACAATCTGGGAGTCCGATTTAGATTGATGTCACTTTATGCTTTTTTTGAAGATGAAGAAAATGCATTAAAACTTTACAAAAAATATAATGGACAAAATTCAGTACAGATGTTGCTTCCAATTTCAGTTCTTTATTTTAAAAAGGGAGAATTTACCAAATCATTAAATTATTTGAAAAAAATTGAGAAAAATGTAAAAGGATTGAAAAAATTCTTTAAAGATATGATGAATGAAAGAGGAGAATTTTATCTTAATCAATTAAGCAGTATGGGATATAGACCATTTTCAACTGATGAACTTATATTATCAATGACAGAGAATGATTATTTATTTTTGACTGCAAGTTCGTTTGTTGAATGGGCTTATGAGAAATTAGGGAAGAAAACTGGAGGGAAATCGAAAAAGGTTGTGAAGTTGAAGAAGTAAATTGGTTGAATGATAAATAGAGTTTAGGAAAAAGATAGATTTTATTAGATTTTGTTGTTTTATGCGAAGAGGAAATAATATTTATAGGATCTCTAGAAATATTATGAAACAAAAATAATTGTCAAAAATTCCAAAATATAGTACAATTATGAGGCGGAGGGAGAAAATGCGCATGTTAAAAATTTGGGAGATAATTATTTTATTCATTACAACTATAGATTATCTGATAAAGATAATAAAATGGATTATCAAAATGATTAGGAGGTTTAAAGGGGAATAATTCCCTGACTCCCTCCCTTCTATTTAATCAAAGGAGAGTGCTGAATATGGAATGGATTAGGGTAGCAACGATTATATTATGTATTGTAAAAACAATAGAATTTAGTTATCGATTTTTAAAGTGGATAAAAAAATAAGAGCAATAATACTCTTATTTTTCACACATGTTTTTATTTGGTAATTAATTATAAAATATTTTTGCAGAAATGTCAATAGACAAATTATTTTTTAAGGATATTAAATAAAAAATTTATAAATACTGAAAAAGTGGAGGAGAAAAAACAATGATTAAGGAATATAATCCTAATGAAATTGAGAAAAAATGGCAAGATAAATGGGCTGAAAAAGATGTTTTTAAATCTGAAAATAAGGCCGATGGGAAAGAGAATTATTATGTGCTTGAGATGTTTGCATATCCGTCAGGGAAATTGCATGTTGGGCATTTGAGAAATTATGCGATTGGTGATGCGATTGCTAGATATAAGAAAATGAAAGGGTTTAATGTGTTGCATCCATTTGGATGGGATAGTTTTGGGTTACCTGCGGAAAATGCGGCGATTGATCATGGGGCTCATCCTGGAAAATGGACTAAAGCGAACATTGACAACATGAGAAGACAGTTGAAACTTATGGGTCTTTCTTATGATTGGGATAGAGAACTTAGCACTTACACTCCAGAGTATTACAAATGGAATCAAAAATTCTTTATTGAAATGTATAAAAAAGGATTGGTTTATAAGAAAAAATCTTTTGTAAACTGGTGTCCTGATTGTAATACGGTTTTGGCGAATGAACAAGTTGAAGATGGGAAATGCTGGAGACATAGTAAAACTGATGTTATTCAAAAGGAATTGTCGCAATGGTATTTTAAAATAACTGATTATGCTGAAGAATTGCTTACAGGGCATGAAGAACTTAGAGGACATTGGCCTGAACAAGTTTTAACTATGCAAAAAAACTGGATTGGAAAATCAACTGGATCTGAAGTTGACTTTATTTTAGATTACAAATTTGAAAATAATGGACATACGCATTTGAAATTGAATGACAAGGGAGAAGTTGTAATTTCTGTGTTTACAACAAGACCTGATACACTTTATGGAGTTACTTATGCAACTGTTGCACCTGAACATCCATTAGTTGAGGAAGTTATTTTAAAGGAAAATCCTAGTATTAGAGAAAAAGTTGAAGCGATGAGAAATGAAGATAAAATAGCTCGTACAGCAGAAGATAAGGAAAAAGAAGGAGTATTTTCTGGACTTTATGTGATTAATCCTGTAAATGGTGAAAAAGTGCAGTTGTGGGTTGCAAATTATGTGTTGATGGATTATGGGACAGGAGCTGTTATGGCGGTACCTGCACATGATGAAAGAGATTTTCAATTTGCTAAGAAATATAACTTGGATTTGAAAATTGTTGTAAATCCTGTTGACAAAAATGGAAATTTAGAAGAAGTTTCTGTTGAAAAATTGGAAAATGCTTTAACAGTTCCAGGAGTATTAGTGAATTCAGAAGAATTTAACGGATTAAATAGTAATGAAGCAAAAGAGAAAATTACTGAAAAATTGGAAAAAATTGGGCTTGGTAAGAAAACGGTAAATTATAGACTTCATGATTGGTTGATTAGTAGACAAAGATATTGGGGAACTCCGATTCCTGTAATTTATGATGAAGATGGGAATATTTACTTGGAAGAAGAAGAAAACTTGCCTGTGAAACTTCCTACTGATATTGAATTTAATGGGAAAGGGAATCCGCTTGAAACTTCAGAAGAGTTTAAGGATGTGATTTTGCCAAATGGGAAAAAAGGTAGAAGAGAAACTGATACGATGGATACTTTCGTTGACTCGTCTTGGTACTATTTGAGATATTTGGATTCTCATAATGCGGATAAGCCATTTGAAAAAGCGGACGCAGATGCTTGGACACCTGTAAATCAATATATTGGTGGAATTGAACATGCGGTAATGCATTTGCTTTATGCGAGATTTTTCCATAAATCACTTAGAGATTTGGGATATGTTGACACAAATGAGCCGTTTAAAAAATTATTGACGCAAGGAATGGTTTTAGGGCCTTCATTCTATTCGCAAAATGAGAGAAGATACTTATTCCCAAGAGAAGCTGAATTTAAAGATGGAAAAGCGTTCTCGATTGAAACAGGGGAAGAATTAGTTACAAAAGTAGAAAAAATGAGTAAATCAAAAAATAATGGAGTTGATCCTGAAGAAATCGTGAAAGAATACGGAGCCGACTCTTCAAGAGTGTTTACATTATTTGCTGCACCGCCTGAAAAAGAATTGGAATGGAACATGAATGGGCTTGCAGGGGCATACAGATTTATAAACAGATTGTATTTGTTGGTTTCTGGAACTGCAGAATTTTCTGACCATAATGCGAAATCAGCAAATCACTATGGAGTTGAATTAAAAAATAGAAATCAAAAAGATGAAGAAATTCAAAAGAAATTGCATCAAACAGTTAAAAAAGTTACAGAAAGCATCGAAGATGATTTCCACTTCAATACCGCAATTGCAGCTGTTATGGAATTGTTAAACGACATGACGACTTACAAGCAAGAAGTAATTGATAAAGACAATATATCTTCAGAAAGCAAAAAAATCTGGCGTGAAGTATTGGAAAAAACAATCTTGTTAATCGCACCATTTGCACCACATGTAGCTGATGAATTGTGGGCTTATTTAGGAAATGAAACATTTACTTTTGAAGAAGAATGGCCAAAATATGACGAAGAATTGACAAAAGATCATACTTTCAATTTGGTAATCCAAGTAAACGGAAAAGTTAGAGATATGGTTTCGGCTCAAATTGGAATTTCAAAAGATGACGCTGAAAAACTTGCGCTGGAATCAGAAAAGGCTAAGAAATTTATTGATGGAAAAGAAGTTGTGAAAGTGATTGTTGTACCAAATAAATTGGTTAATGTTGTTGTAAAAGGGTAAATAATTTTTATAAAAAGTGGGGGAATTTTTTGGAAAAAATAGAAATTAGAGGTGATTAAAATGATATATATGGCAGAAATAAAAAATAATGAATTAATTAATGAATTTAAAAAAGCAGTAGAAAAAACTGGAAAAAGTGAAAGTGAAGTTTTACTTCAATTAATGTCTAATTTTGTTGAAAAAAATAAAATAACAAAAAGTTCAATGGATATTTTATTTGAAAAAATGGAAGAAAATAAAGATGTATTTATTAGAATGCGTGATAAATAATGATTAAATATTTTGAAGTTTCTAATATTTTGAAAATACATAATAAAGTTTTAAAATTATCAGGTGGATTAAAAGGATATAAAGATAAGTTAGGACTAAAGAAAGTTTGCGATTTCGTGCAAAATGATTTGTATTATCCTGAATTTTTGGATAAATTGGAGTACATAATTTTTAGTATATCAAAAAATCACTTTTTTAATGATGGAAATAAAAGAACTTCTATCGCTGTAGGAGCATATTTTTTGATAGAAAATGGATATGATAAAAAAATAACAGAATATATCAGAGATATGGAAGATGCAGTTATTGAACTTGTTGAAAATAAAATTAGTAGAGAAAAATTTAAAGAAAATCTGAAAAAATATATTTAAAAATCATTTGAACTTGAAAACAAGAGGAGTGATTAAAATGGCTAAAATAGCAGTAACTGGAGTGACGGGACATTTAGGTGGAATTGTTTCAAAATTATGTAAGAAAAATGGAATAGAAATTAGAAACTTGGCTAGAAATAAAGAAAAGGCTGAAAAAATGGGATTTTCTAATGTTTTTAAGTCGAGTTATGATAAATCAGAAGATACTGTGAAATCGTTAGAGGGAATTGATGTGCTTTTTATGGTGTCTGGTTCGGAAAATCCTAATCGAGTTCAGCAACATAAGGATTTTATTGATGCGGCTAAAATGGCAAAGGTTTTGCACATTGTGTATCTTTCGTTTTACAATGCTTCAAAAAATTCTGTATTTACATTGGGAAGAGATCATTATGCAACTGAAGAGTATATTAAAGAAAAAGGGTTTAAATATACATTTTTGAGAGATAATTTTTATGCGGATTTTTTTATAGATATGTGCAGAGAATATGGAGAAATAAAAGGACCTGCGGGGAATGGGAAAGTCTCTGTTGTAGTTCGTTCAGATGTTTCGGA
This genomic stretch from Leptotrichia sp. oral taxon 218 harbors:
- a CDS encoding SDR family oxidoreductase, which encodes MAKIAVTGVTGHLGGIVSKLCKKNGIEIRNLARNKEKAEKMGFSNVFKSSYDKSEDTVKSLEGIDVLFMVSGSENPNRVQQHKDFIDAAKMAKVLHIVYLSFYNASKNSVFTLGRDHYATEEYIKEKGFKYTFLRDNFYADFFIDMCREYGEIKGPAGNGKVSVVVRSDVSEVVAKILENPKKWENQTLNMTGPEELTMNEIVKIVSEYFGKEIKYIDETVEEAYESRKIWKAEQWEYDSWVSTYTAIAQGEQSGISFDIEKVLGRKATSLSEYLEKL
- a CDS encoding lipopolysaccharide assembly protein LapB, coding for MYKQFKKFMEEHSTEEMSESEIRKLIDEFERQYNESTMKGEEDNSFDESDSEKIYDYLEMAFETEDDSKRLKYAKEVLKMDKDNLDAEYLIASTDAKDSIDMLNRLEKILKHGNEIVEREGFMNEENIGEFWEIVETRPYMRIKQSYAEILAENGMMKKAVKEYEEILKLNENDNLGVRFRLMSLYAFFEDEENALKLYKKYNGQNSVQMLLPISVLYFKKGEFTKSLNYLKKIEKNVKGLKKFFKDMMNERGEFYLNQLSSMGYRPFSTDELILSMTENDYLFLTASSFVEWAYEKLGKKTGGKSKKVVKLKK
- a CDS encoding type II toxin-antitoxin system death-on-curing family toxin; this encodes MIKYFEVSNILKIHNKVLKLSGGLKGYKDKLGLKKVCDFVQNDLYYPEFLDKLEYIIFSISKNHFFNDGNKRTSIAVGAYFLIENGYDKKITEYIRDMEDAVIELVENKISREKFKENLKKYI
- the leuS gene encoding leucine--tRNA ligase; translation: MIKEYNPNEIEKKWQDKWAEKDVFKSENKADGKENYYVLEMFAYPSGKLHVGHLRNYAIGDAIARYKKMKGFNVLHPFGWDSFGLPAENAAIDHGAHPGKWTKANIDNMRRQLKLMGLSYDWDRELSTYTPEYYKWNQKFFIEMYKKGLVYKKKSFVNWCPDCNTVLANEQVEDGKCWRHSKTDVIQKELSQWYFKITDYAEELLTGHEELRGHWPEQVLTMQKNWIGKSTGSEVDFILDYKFENNGHTHLKLNDKGEVVISVFTTRPDTLYGVTYATVAPEHPLVEEVILKENPSIREKVEAMRNEDKIARTAEDKEKEGVFSGLYVINPVNGEKVQLWVANYVLMDYGTGAVMAVPAHDERDFQFAKKYNLDLKIVVNPVDKNGNLEEVSVEKLENALTVPGVLVNSEEFNGLNSNEAKEKITEKLEKIGLGKKTVNYRLHDWLISRQRYWGTPIPVIYDEDGNIYLEEEENLPVKLPTDIEFNGKGNPLETSEEFKDVILPNGKKGRRETDTMDTFVDSSWYYLRYLDSHNADKPFEKADADAWTPVNQYIGGIEHAVMHLLYARFFHKSLRDLGYVDTNEPFKKLLTQGMVLGPSFYSQNERRYLFPREAEFKDGKAFSIETGEELVTKVEKMSKSKNNGVDPEEIVKEYGADSSRVFTLFAAPPEKELEWNMNGLAGAYRFINRLYLLVSGTAEFSDHNAKSANHYGVELKNRNQKDEEIQKKLHQTVKKVTESIEDDFHFNTAIAAVMELLNDMTTYKQEVIDKDNISSESKKIWREVLEKTILLIAPFAPHVADELWAYLGNETFTFEEEWPKYDEELTKDHTFNLVIQVNGKVRDMVSAQIGISKDDAEKLALESEKAKKFIDGKEVVKVIVVPNKLVNVVVKG